ACAGTCTTGGGCTTTCCAATAGAGTCCAAGTCAATCTTACCCAGCGGAGTGAACTGCTGACGCTGCGCTATCTTCTCCTCAGTAGTAGTCTTCACCACCTCAGGCTGAGAATCCGTACTCACGGTTCTCTTCTCCTTCTTCTTCGGGAAGAGGTTTGCAGCTTGGGTCTTCACAGCTTTGTCGCCACTGAACTCTGCTACCAAAGCATCATACTGCTGGTCTGAGATCTTGGTGTTTGAAGTAGCGTCATCGCGTATCTCGCCCAAATTCTTCTTATTTTTCAGGAAATCAACTGCCGTTTGAAGTCCTATATTCAGCTCTGTTAATACTTTATTTAATCTTACTCCCATATTTTAAACCCACCCCCTGCCCCTCCCGAGGGGAGAGGTGCTTGGTTAGATAGGGTGGCCCAAGCAAGTAATTATTTCATTTATTTCTTCCCACTTCATTGTCTATTTAGACTCCTCTCCCCTCAAAAAGGTCAGATGGACAAAGTTACTACTTAGTAGTCTATATAGACTCCCCTCCCCTCGGGAGGGGATGGGGGTGGGTTTTATTATTCGAACTCAGCCTTCAGCACCTCGATCAGATGGTCAACAGTCTCCTCCTCAAGGTCGGCTTTCTCGATGAGCATATCACGTGGAGCGTTGAGCACAGCCTTCGCGGTGTCAAGACCGATAGCCTTAATGCTGTCGATAACCCACTGGTCAATCTCATCGCTGAACTCATCGAGGTAGATATCCTCATCATCAGCCTCAGCCTCGCTGACTACACGGAATACGTCGATGGTGTGTTCTGTAAGCATTGAAGCGAGCTTGATGTTGATACCGCCCTTACCGATAGCGAGACTAACCTCTTCTGGCTGGAGATAAACCTCTGCCTTGTGGTTCTCTTCGTCGAGCGTGATGCTTGTAACCTTTGCTGGTGACAGAGCGCGCTGAATGAACAGCTTTGTGTTAGATGTATAGTTGATAACATCGATATTCTCGTTCTGAAGCTCGCGCACGATACCGTGAACACGTGAACCCTTCACACCCACACAAGCACCTACTGGGTCTATGCGGTCGTCGAAGCTCTCAACAGCAATCTTTGCACGCTCTCCTGGCATGCGGGCCACACGACGTATAGCGATGAGTCCATCGTTGATCTCAGGCACCTCAGCCTCAAGCAGACGGCGGAGGAAGTCTGGGCTTGTGCGTGAAAGAATGATACGTGGGTTATTGTTCTCGTTCTGAACCTCCTTTACAAGTGCACGAATGGTCTCACCCTTGCGATAGTTGTCGGCAGGAATCTGCTCGCTCTTCGGCAGGTGGAGCTCGTTGCCCTCATCATCCATGAGCAGTATCTCGCGCTTCCACATCTGATAGACCTCACCTGCAACGATGGTGCCTACCTTATCCTTATACTTCTGATAGAGAGCGTCGTGATCGAGCTCAAGGATTTTCGAAGCAAGGGTCTGGCGCAGGTTCAGGATAGCACGACGTCCAAACTTCTGGAAGTCAACCTCCTCACTAACCTCTTCACCAACCTCATAGTCAGGTTCTATCTTCTGAGCCTCAGAGAGTGCTATCTCCTTGTTCTCATCCTTCACTTCACCATCCTCAACCACCACGCGGTTGCGATGAATCTCAAAGTCCCCCTTGTCAGGGTTTACAATTACGTCAAAGTTCTCATCTGAACCAAACATCTTTGCCAGTACGTTGCGGAAGCTCTCCTCAAGCACACTGACGAGAGTAGTACGGTCAATGTTCTTTGTCTCCTTAAATTCCTGGAAGGTCTCAAACATGCTTGGACCTTTCACTTCTTTCTTTGTTGCCATTTATATTGTTTTTTATTTGAAATTCAACACATATTTTGTGTACTTCACCTCATCCATTGCGAATGTCTTGTCAACATCCACGAGGACAGGGCGTTTCTTTCCTTCAGGTATTTGTTTCTCCTTTGTGGTGATTACAAAGCTGTTCTCTTCAACAGTCTTCAGCACACCTACATACTTCTTTCCATCGGCAGCGAGCACCTCCACCTCGTCACCGATGTGGTTCTTATACTGCTGAACGACCTTAAACGGCTGTCCAAGACCTGCTGATCCAACCTCGAGTTCATATTCGTCGAGTTCCTCACCGAGTTTCTCCTGCAGGTAGCGGCTCAGCTCGGCGCAGTCTTCCACCCACACGCCGTCTGCATGGTCAATTTCTATGGCGATGCGGTCGCCATCCATCATTACGTCAACAAGGAAGTAGTCGCCTTTCTGCAGCCACTCTTCCACCAGTGTTTTAATTGTTTCCTTATTAATCATTCTGATTTATTTAAAAAGAAATGAGGAGCTTTTGTCAAGCCCCTCATTCCACTGAACGCTGCAAAGGTACGACAATTTTCGTAACTATGCAAATATTTTTCAGAAAAACTACTTACCTAAGCCAATCTTTCCATTCCAGTTAAGATACCAGTTGTTCTTGTTGGTAAGGTCTTTCTTTATGTCTGCGTCCTTTGTTCCGTTACCCTTACGTGCATATACACGGTCTGCAAGGAAGCCTGTATCGTTACGACGCAATGCCATACGCATGAGGTCGTAGAAACGCTGTCCCTCAAAGGCAAATTCAAGGGCACCTTCGGTGAGAATCATACGCTCTATGCTGTCGGTCTGAAGAGCGAGCGTATCACCCGTTGTAAACTCTGGGAACGCATATTTCTTGTTTGCACGAGAGTCGCCACAGCCACGAGAATGGATACCCTGCTGGTTATCGCTCTTGATTCCGTCATAGAGTATGTAGTAGGTATCGTTGAAGTCGAACTGGTTCACGAACGCCGAATCAGATGCGGTATGACAGTAAGGCAACACCTCGTTCTTGATAACCGTGTTGTTCACGCCTGACTCCAGGAACTTGAATGCGAAACGTGGGTATCCGGCGCGGTTCAGAGCCTCAGCCATGTGGAGATAAACCATTTGGCGACGCCATATTCTCACGTTACGAGTATCATATTTCCTGATAGAAGAGATTGTCTCAATAGTACTTGTCTTTGGGTTCAGCACACCCTCACGCATGCGCCACCAGTAGCCAAGACGCATATCACCGGACATGTGGTCTTCAAGTCCTTTTGGCACATAAATAGTGTCATTGGTATTTGTAACCATGCAATAGTCTTGTGCCTCGGAAATCTGGATCAAGCGATTCGATGCAACGATGCTGGCATG
This region of Prevotella sp. E13-27 genomic DNA includes:
- the nusA gene encoding transcription termination factor NusA yields the protein MATKKEVKGPSMFETFQEFKETKNIDRTTLVSVLEESFRNVLAKMFGSDENFDVIVNPDKGDFEIHRNRVVVEDGEVKDENKEIALSEAQKIEPDYEVGEEVSEEVDFQKFGRRAILNLRQTLASKILELDHDALYQKYKDKVGTIVAGEVYQMWKREILLMDDEGNELHLPKSEQIPADNYRKGETIRALVKEVQNENNNPRIILSRTSPDFLRRLLEAEVPEINDGLIAIRRVARMPGERAKIAVESFDDRIDPVGACVGVKGSRVHGIVRELQNENIDVINYTSNTKLFIQRALSPAKVTSITLDEENHKAEVYLQPEEVSLAIGKGGINIKLASMLTEHTIDVFRVVSEAEADDEDIYLDEFSDEIDQWVIDSIKAIGLDTAKAVLNAPRDMLIEKADLEEETVDHLIEVLKAEFE
- the rimP gene encoding ribosome assembly cofactor RimP, whose translation is MINKETIKTLVEEWLQKGDYFLVDVMMDGDRIAIEIDHADGVWVEDCAELSRYLQEKLGEELDEYELEVGSAGLGQPFKVVQQYKNHIGDEVEVLAADGKKYVGVLKTVEENSFVITTKEKQIPEGKKRPVLVDVDKTFAMDEVKYTKYVLNFK